Proteins encoded by one window of Nicotiana tabacum cultivar K326 chromosome 10, ASM71507v2, whole genome shotgun sequence:
- the LOC107819092 gene encoding acetyl-CoA acetyltransferase 2: MAPAAADSIKPRDVCIVGVARTPMGGFLGSLSSLSATKLGSIAIEGALKKANVDPSLVEEVFFGNVLSANLGQAPARQAALGAGIPNTVVCTTVNKVCASGLKATMLAAQSIQLGINDVVVAGGMESMSNVPKYIAEARKGSRLGHDSLVDGMLKDGLTDVYKDCGMGVCAEICAENHKITREEQDDYAVQSFERGIAAQEAGAFAWEIVPVDVPGGRGKPSIIVDKDDGLGKFDGAKLRKLRPSFKEKDGTVTAGNASSISDGAAALVLVSGEKAINLGLNVIAKISGYADAAQAPELFTTAPALAIPKAIKSATLEASQIDFYEINEAFAVVSLANQKLLGLNPEKVNVHGGAVSLGHPLGCSGARILVTLLGVLRQKNGKYGAAGVCNGGGGASALVLELV; this comes from the exons ATGGCTCCAGCTGCAGCAGACTCCATCAAGCCTAGAG ATGTTTGCATTGTTGGTGTTGCCCGTACTCCAATGGGGGGCTTCCTTGGTTCTCTTTCGTCGCTGTCAGCGACCAAACTTGGATCAATAGCCATTGAAG GTGCTCTTAAGAAAGCTAATGTTGATCCATCACTAGTAGAAGAAGTATTCTTTGGGAATGTCCTCAGTGCAAACCTGGGGCAGGCTCCTGCTAGGCAAGCAGCATTAGGTGCAGGAATACCCAATACAGTAGTTTGTACAACTGTGAACAAAGTCTGTGCATCTGGGTTGAAAG CAACTATGCTTGCAGCTCAAAGTATCCAGTTGGGCATCAATGATGTTGTTGTGGCTGGTGGAATGGAAAGCATGTCCAATGTTCCGAAATACATCGCAGAAGCAAG GAAGGGATCTCGTCTTGGACATGATAGTCTTGTTGACGGAATGCTTAAAGATGGTTTGACTGACGTATATAAGGATTGTGGTATGGGAGTTTGTGCAGAAATATGTGCTGAAAATCATAAAATCACAAGAGAGGAGCAG GATGACTATGCAGTTCAAAGTTTTGAACGTGGCATTGCTGCTCAGGAAGCCGGTGCTTTTGCATGGGAGATTGTGCCG GTTGATGTGCCTGGAGGAAGAGGAAAACCATCCATTATTGTTGATAAGGATGACGGTCTAGGAAAG TTTGATGGTGCAAAATTGAGAAAACTCCGACCAAGTTTTAAGGAAAAAGATGGTACTGTGACTGCTGGTAACGCTTCTAGCATAAG TGATGGAGCTGCTGCATTGGTCTTAGTAAGTGGAGAGAAGGCAATAAATCTTGGACTAAATGTGATTGCAAAGATCAGTGGCTATGCAGACGCTGCTCAG GCACCTGAATTATTCACAACTGCACCTGCTCTAGCAATTCCAAAAGCTATCAAAAGTGCTACCTTAGAGGCTTCTCAAATTGACTTCTATGAAATTAATGAAGCTTTTGCT GTGGTATCTCTTGCAAATCAAAAGCTGCTTGGTCTTAATCCA GAAAAAGTTAATGTACATGGTGGAGCTGTATCTTTAGGGCATCCTCTTGGATGCAGTGGAGCTCGTATATTGGTTACACTTCTCGGG GTATTGAGACAGAAAAACGGCAAATATGGCGCTGCTGGTGTTTGCAATGGAGGAGGAGGTGCCTCAGCCCTTGTCCTAGagcttgtgtaa